The nucleotide window tttatttccaccactaaatttttttttggatttgtcACTGTAATGAATTATAGCTTAAatagcataatttttttatactcaattaaaaaattgtgGATTCAagtcttctatttttgttaaaaaaaaaaaattgatagagGATGTTACTCCTTTTGAACGTCCAAGGTTCAAACTCTAGAAGATGCCAACTTTTATTAAAATCCCAAATTTCAATCGAGTTTTGGGGCGACACAGGATAGAATGGGTACGGACTAGTATATACCTATGGATAATAATTGGGTAATGCATGGGTTCGACCCTGTTTTATTGTCATCCCTACGTGTTAAATGAAAAATTGACCCAATAAATATATGATGAATACGGTactaattgaattttgaataataaaattttttatctatctgtcattgttttaaaaattatttattaaattgtcATTGCTTTAAAACAGTTACCATtgcattcttttattttttatattaaattattatttttatttgtaaaaatttaaagttaataattttttttatgtttattttgtgaCTACATTATGTTATATGTAGACTTCTTGtggtttattttttgtttttaatgtatttgatGTTTATCAATATTATTAGTAAAGTAGTAGGTGTTGTTTAGGGGAATGTTTTAGTTGTTTTGGATTGTTTGTGTATTGCTGGCTTGCTGCTACTCAGTACTCACATCCCTTGTTGGGAATAGTGAGCTTTGaaagtattataaaaaaaataatggatataaaaGAAGATGCTTATGAAGTTATTATGgtgtttatatataattatataatttattaaaaaaataaaaattaatatttaatttaaaaaataaataataaataatttttgaatatttaatatttatttaaaagataaattcaacaaattcaacaccaaactcaaaaatatcaaagaatTTGTCATGAAAAAAAAGTAAGTTTTTAGCTTTTTTAGTGTTTGCGGCTTTGATGACACGGTATTATAAGATgtgttaagttttttttttttaattttaacttttaaagaagaaaaaaaaaagacatcaTATATTATATTCCTTCTGATAAAATAATATTGCAAAAAGAACTTTTGAAAAGTATTGcaaaaacattaatattttgttttggcCGTTCACAAACCTTTTTTACTCCAAGTTTTGGAAGAACCAAAAGAACATTTTTGATGGAGGAAAAATTCTCAAATAAAATGGAGGCCAAATGCTGGTAGATAAAGTATTATGGTCAAACAATGAGAATATAGCATATGCAACAATTTTatcggtttttatgttaaaaagaaaatgattgAAACAAAAAaccaacaaattttttaaaagaaaacaaaataaaataactaatcaCAAAAATATCCTTAATCAGTATTAACTATttgattagattttattttatttttcaaaagatcaattgattaattggtccagttatttatattctaactATTTTCGGCTCaacaaaaaagttaaaaaaaataataatatcactCCCAAATTGATAacatactttttttaattatacctttttttatcttctttcaaAACTATCCCTAATCTTTATTTGTCATATATATAAACAtacattttcatatttttttgttatatccACGAGGATTGTAGATAGTTttggaagacaaaaaaaaagtataattaagAGAGAGCATCATTATTAATTTGGGagtgtattattatttttctaaaaattaactattattaataaaaaatattatatacatacaaaaAATCAGTATATctcaattattatgtatttatatataaatttatataatatttaaattatttttattgtgtattttaaattttaatatatattttatatataattaatttaataattaattttgtgtaTAGTTaacatgattgaaaaataattagacCGCATATCATGTTATGGACTTCATGTTCATCTTCAGAGCATCCACCttttatgaatataaaaaaaaggaacaTTGATTTTACTTAATCATTCGGCTGCTGCAATAATTAACAGACTTTGTTACTTCATTCTTGATGTAATCAAGTGCATCAAATGACAAATACCATATGAGCGAGGAAGCATAGGGAGTGAatagaatatttgtataatatgtataataagatttaaagatgtttaatttaatattagagatataatcattaattttatctttcttatcagcttaaatttttagaatgaGTAGTTTCATGACataagatgtttattatctccGATGGTTATTTTGAATAGTATGGGTGACgttcattttattcatattggatcaaagatttaattcatTATACACATTATACACTTAGACCATTAACTTCCTAACAGtactcatactatatatatatatatatcactcCATATAGAAAGATAATGAGAATCTTAACtcatgttttttattatttttaatttaaattttttatattttcaaaacaatatgcatttaaaattttatttatttaaatattgagAAAATGACAAATCCAACCTAATTTTTTGGTTCGcgaacatttaaatttttgagaatttaaaaatatagttaaGTCCCTGATCTCTTCAAAATTTGGACGCATTGATCCCCGAGTCTAATTtgtccaattttaaaatttttttcaggtGTGTATCTGTATCAACTAAGTTAGTACAACGAGAGCTACATTTAATTTTTCTGTTGGGTCTGACAGACTCAATAAATATGAGAGATCGATATGTCCAACTTTTTTAAAAAGGTCAaggatttaaatatatttttaaatctttaagaatttaaatatctacgaatcaaaaaatcaaacacctatttatctttttctcttaaatattaaaaagataattaagacTCACcatcattattttaatatatatatatatatatatatatctccaAAACTACGAGCCTTGTTAAAACAATAATCCAACATAACACTTACCTCTACCTTTTGCAAATAAACaacataaaacaaaacaaagatgAAAAGACTACTAAAAATTTTGGTGGTGTTATTAAAGTTTTTAAGTGTAGCTCCGTTGAGTTTATTAGCACAAAATCTTCCACGAGACTATCTTGAAATTCACAATCATGCACGTGCAAGTGTTGGGGTTGGGCCATTGAAGTGGGAGCCAATGCTAGAAATGGAAGCTTACGAGTTCTTGCATCAACACATAGTAGTTTTTTGCTCGAAGACAGTGCCTGTGGCGCGTTATGTTAGCATGGGTCACAACATTGCACGCGAATTGGGATCCAAAAATTTCAGTGGAATCGATGCTGTGAGGACGTGGGTGGCACAGAAGAAAAATTATAACCACACATCCAACTCTTGTGTTGGTGCTGATTGTCGTGGCTATACTCAGGTTGTTTGGAAGACCACTACTCATGTTGGCTGTGCTAGAGTCATGTGCCACAACAATAATGCAGGAATAGTTGTTAGTTGTGTGTATTTTCCTCCGGGCAACATTCCAGCTTTACGACCCTATTAATTAGTTCATGGTGAAAAATTTACTTGCAGTTGTcataaagttattaattaaaaatcgttaaataatttgatacgTTTCACTAAATTGATATTTAATGGTCTAAATTAAcaactttacataaaaataattttacccGAGTTTGCACcttagtttatttattaaataaagtaaaCCACCAATGGCGCTGATAATCAAGTATTAAACCTACTTTGCaacaaggaaaagtataggtagaataacaataacaatcaaGTATTCCAATTATGATCAAATTTCAATTAGTATCAATTTATCTAGCTATTCTAGACCTACATTAGAATTAACAACAACGACTTATATACAAGTTTTAATTAGCATCGAATCCCTATTACTTTAGAGTGTTATTCTATACAAATTCGAATAAGCATCAGTTTGTCTATtctaaaattacattaaaataacaacaatcaagtataaaaaaattaatatagaaTAACTAAGAAGCATTGACTGCatttgatttgttatttttattttttaggagTATTGCTATTCACGTTAAACTTGAATAAATatatcttataattttatttaattgaacgaacctaaaaaataaattatatactaaaacGTCATAAGATAATActgaaattacataaataaacatatttgtattatattacatttttatttaattaattaaatggatgtagatttatatttattgaattaaattcttacaaaaaataaataagataaattttaacttttttatctctctaatattattattttaaattattatctctCTAGTATTACTAGAATATTATCCTCTCATCTCTTttatgtgattttattttaattttctatttataatttatagagTTTCTCCTCTCTATAACTTTTGGTTTAGATGGTCGGATTATTCTCATCAAAtttgtttctattatttattctCTTTATCTTTTTATGTTATAGCTAGTATCCGTTCCTCAATTCAAGAaccattatttttgtttttaacgaATGAATGAAAAGTTGATAACGCACCAAAAGGAATAAGCAATATGTGAAGAGGAATGCTAGGGGCAACAGAATTTATGATATGTAATGATCAATtaatcattattaatatttttaatggtatgaGATAATATTTAATGATGTAAAATTATTCAATGTTTGGGAGACAAAAAAAGTCAAAAGTTACTTTATTTAACATCTATTAATtgttgcaacaattaataaatattaaataagataagttaTGCCTATTTTTGATTGGGTCCcgctacacatacaagcaaaTAACGCATACAATCCTTACAAGTTGGCCCAACTCAGGTTTAATCCACGCGCACTCCCTCCCTTTAAATGGAGCGTCAATTTCACGCGCGTCACTCGAACGATTACGCTTCGAAAGAACCGCTCGTTATGGctcactcttcctcttctccttcaaagATAACACAAATCCTCAAGTTTCGAGCAACATTTCAAACTGAAGAGACATTTGAACTCGTCGCGAATAATAGcagaaaccatcaacaaaatattattcaagGTACGTTATTGTTTTACTCATCTTGTACATTTTCCacatttctgtttctgatttcgaaatcgaagaactatgttttactgt belongs to Arachis duranensis cultivar V14167 chromosome 8, aradu.V14167.gnm2.J7QH, whole genome shotgun sequence and includes:
- the LOC107463152 gene encoding pathogenesis-related protein PRB1-2-like yields the protein MEAYEFLHQHIVVFCSKTVPVARYVSMGHNIARELGSKNFSGIDAVRTWVAQKKNYNHTSNSCVGADCRGYTQVVWKTTTHVGCARVMCHNNNAGIVVSCVYFPPGNIPALRPY